One window of Microcoleus vaginatus PCC 9802 genomic DNA carries:
- a CDS encoding ABC transporter permease → MTKTKLDLLVRAIGKKWLWVQAALAFAFLYLPILILIIYSFNASRFNAVWRGFTLDWYRSLFSNAGATIATSSSAGIWTALNNSLLIAAISTVLATVFGTMIALALERFHFPGRKAVEALLFLPIIMPEITIGISLLVFFTLVFRIVENLTGIRLNLGLPTVIIGHVVFNISFVTITVRARLAELDPQLEQAAFDLGANEWRTFWRITLPLIWPAIFSAALLALTLSLDDFVVTFFTTGVGSMTLPLFVYGLIKFSVTPAINAISTLMLLASLLLVVSSLKVQKN, encoded by the coding sequence ATGACTAAAACAAAACTAGATTTACTCGTGCGGGCGATCGGCAAAAAGTGGCTTTGGGTACAAGCTGCACTAGCATTTGCCTTTCTTTACTTGCCAATTCTCATCTTAATTATTTACTCCTTTAACGCCTCCAGATTCAATGCCGTTTGGCGGGGCTTTACCCTCGATTGGTACCGCAGTTTGTTTAGCAATGCAGGCGCGACGATTGCTACGAGTAGCAGCGCCGGAATCTGGACAGCGCTCAACAACAGCTTGCTAATTGCAGCTATTTCGACTGTGTTAGCAACCGTTTTTGGTACAATGATCGCGCTAGCACTGGAACGCTTTCATTTCCCGGGGCGCAAAGCCGTAGAAGCTTTACTGTTTTTGCCCATTATTATGCCCGAAATTACGATCGGCATTTCGCTGCTAGTTTTCTTTACCCTAGTATTTCGGATCGTAGAAAATCTCACGGGAATTCGCCTCAATCTCGGCTTACCTACTGTAATTATTGGTCACGTTGTCTTTAATATTTCCTTTGTGACTATTACTGTCAGGGCGCGTTTGGCGGAACTAGATCCTCAATTAGAACAAGCAGCTTTTGACTTGGGCGCTAACGAGTGGCGGACTTTTTGGCGCATCACTCTCCCTCTGATTTGGCCCGCTATTTTCAGCGCGGCACTGCTGGCTTTAACTCTGTCGCTAGACGATTTTGTCGTGACATTTTTTACCACCGGTGTCGGTTCCATGACGCTACCTTTATTTGTTTACGGTCTGATAAAATTCTCAGTGACACCAGCGATTAATGCCATTTCAACTTTGATGTTATTGGCTTCTTTGTTGCTGGTTGTATCATCGTTAAAAGTTCAGAAAAATTAA
- a CDS encoding ABC transporter permease gives MSVKNRQQTNLLLLLFPATAWLMVFFILPVLIVLLYSFLERGTYGGVTWIFTLSNYQRLFSGLFLGVIGRSLWLAFLTTVACLLAGYPLAFFIATRSPRWRNALLLLVIIPFWTNFLVRTYAWIILLRSEGVVNTALQSLQIISEPLNLLFTPFAVAIGLIYGYLPFMVLPLYSSIERFNFSLVEAAHDLGANDIRTFWRVFLPLTSRGIVAGSILVFVPAVGAFITPDILGGSKTVMVGNLIQNQFMKARDWPFGSALSMLLTVIILIPVLIYFRVSDETQ, from the coding sequence ATGAGTGTCAAAAACCGCCAGCAGACTAACCTGTTGCTGCTCTTATTTCCCGCTACGGCCTGGCTGATGGTTTTCTTCATTTTGCCCGTGCTAATTGTACTTTTGTACAGTTTCTTAGAACGCGGTACATACGGTGGCGTTACTTGGATATTTACTCTCAGCAACTACCAGCGTTTGTTCAGCGGACTTTTCTTAGGAGTAATTGGGCGATCGCTCTGGCTGGCTTTTCTGACAACAGTCGCTTGCCTATTAGCTGGCTATCCCCTCGCATTCTTCATCGCCACCCGTTCTCCCCGCTGGCGAAATGCTTTGCTTTTGCTGGTAATTATTCCATTTTGGACTAATTTTTTAGTGAGAACCTACGCCTGGATCATACTCCTACGTAGCGAAGGAGTAGTTAACACAGCCTTGCAAAGCCTGCAAATTATTAGTGAACCGTTAAACTTGCTTTTTACGCCTTTCGCTGTGGCGATCGGTCTTATTTACGGCTATTTACCTTTCATGGTGCTGCCTTTATATTCTAGCATAGAACGCTTCAACTTTTCCTTGGTAGAAGCCGCTCACGATTTAGGTGCCAATGACATCCGTACTTTTTGGCGCGTATTTTTACCATTAACAAGTCGCGGCATTGTTGCAGGCTCTATTTTAGTTTTTGTTCCCGCCGTCGGCGCTTTCATCACACCGGATATATTGGGGGGTTCTAAAACAGTTATGGTGGGAAATTTGATTCAAAATCAGTTTATGAAAGCCCGCGATTGGCCTTTTGGGTCGGCGCTTTCTATGCTGTTGACGGTAATCATATTGATTCCGGTTTTAATTTACTTCCGCGTGTCTGATGAAACTCAATAA